One stretch of Pandoraea oxalativorans DNA includes these proteins:
- a CDS encoding MFS transporter — MPTDTRPANGQFATTLQIVSTVFFTFLCYLTIGLPLAVLPSFVHVDLAYSSVIAGLAISVQYLATLLSRPYAGRTADAWGPKRTVLCGLVACGASGLLVALGGVFSGVPWLALLTLIAGRLVLGFGESWVSTGAIMWGIGQVGPSHTARVISWNGVATYGALALGAPLGVALNNAYGIKAVGAAVALAGIVGLLLARMKRATPVIHGERLAFRAVLGRVMPFGMGLALGSIGFGAISTFITLYYASHHWDNAALALTAFGLCFMGVRLLLGSSIQRFGGYRVAMASFALEAFGLIVLGIAPTGFTALLGAALAGAGFSLVFPSLGVAAVNLVPAQNRGAALGAYSVFLDVALGVTGPVAGLIVGAYGYAEVYLCAALAAIAAVLLTLWMSRNAHVGQPHDAASTAKKAAQTATSS, encoded by the coding sequence ATGCCTACCGACACCCGCCCTGCGAACGGCCAGTTCGCCACGACGTTGCAGATCGTCTCCACCGTGTTCTTCACGTTCCTCTGCTATCTGACGATCGGCTTGCCGCTCGCGGTGCTGCCGTCGTTCGTGCACGTGGACCTCGCGTACAGCTCTGTGATCGCCGGGCTGGCGATCAGCGTCCAGTATCTCGCGACGCTCCTCTCGCGTCCGTATGCCGGGCGCACGGCCGACGCCTGGGGTCCGAAGCGCACCGTGCTGTGCGGTCTGGTCGCGTGTGGCGCGTCCGGCTTGCTCGTGGCGTTGGGCGGTGTGTTCTCCGGTGTGCCCTGGCTGGCGCTGCTCACGCTGATCGCCGGACGCCTCGTGCTCGGCTTCGGTGAAAGCTGGGTGTCGACCGGAGCGATCATGTGGGGCATCGGACAAGTCGGGCCGTCGCACACGGCGCGTGTGATTTCCTGGAACGGGGTGGCAACCTACGGCGCGCTGGCGCTCGGCGCCCCGCTCGGTGTCGCGCTCAACAATGCTTACGGCATCAAGGCTGTGGGGGCTGCGGTGGCGCTGGCGGGCATCGTCGGTTTGCTGCTGGCCCGCATGAAGCGTGCGACGCCGGTCATTCACGGTGAGCGACTCGCGTTCCGTGCGGTGCTCGGCCGCGTGATGCCGTTCGGCATGGGATTGGCGCTGGGCTCGATCGGCTTCGGTGCGATCTCGACGTTCATTACGCTTTACTACGCAAGCCATCACTGGGACAACGCGGCGCTGGCACTGACGGCGTTCGGTCTGTGCTTCATGGGTGTGCGTCTGTTGCTCGGCAGCAGCATTCAGCGCTTTGGCGGCTATCGTGTTGCGATGGCGTCGTTCGCGCTGGAAGCCTTCGGTCTGATCGTGCTGGGCATTGCCCCGACAGGCTTCACGGCATTGCTCGGTGCGGCGCTGGCGGGCGCGGGCTTCTCGCTTGTGTTCCCGTCGCTGGGCGTGGCGGCCGTCAACCTCGTACCCGCGCAGAATCGTGGCGCAGCACTCGGCGCGTACTCCGTGTTTCTCGACGTCGCACTGGGCGTTACCGGACCGGTCGCGGGCCTGATCGTGGGCGCTTACGGGTACGCCGAGGTGTATCTGTGCGCTGCACTGGCCGCCATTGCAGCCGTTCTGCTGACCCTGTGGATGTCGCGCAATGCCCACGTAGGCCAACCGCATGACGCTGCGTCCACGGCGAAGAAGGCAGCACAGACCGCGACGTCGTCATAA
- the dbpA gene encoding ATP-dependent RNA helicase DbpA yields MNSKATDSRADSAPAIPFSSLPLSPAMQENLARLGYASMTPIQQASLPDMLAGHDIIAQAKTGSGKTAAFSLGLLQRVDARDFAVQAAVLCPTRELAEQVAQEVRRIARAEDNIKVLTLCGGSPIRPQAESLAHGAHVIVGTPGRIMDHLDRGTLSLTGIKTLVLDEADRMLDMGFFDDIAAVARQTPASRQTLLFSATYPEGIGKLAQRFLKTPREIRLAEKHDASKIRQRFYEVRDEERLHAVGQLLDHFRPVSTIAFCNTRAQCNDLTDVLRAEGFHALTLHGDLEQRERDMVLIQFANRSCSVLVATDVAARGLDIAQLEAVINVDVTPDPEVYVHRIGRTGRADEDGWAFSLATMDEMGRVGNIEAAMGVEVQWHKLSELTPTGSGHLLPPMVTIQMLGGKKDKIRPGDVLGALTGEAGFAATQIGKINVLENFTYIAVDRDIAPVALRKLSDGRVKGRKVKARFLQD; encoded by the coding sequence ATGAACTCAAAAGCCACCGATTCGCGCGCTGACAGCGCCCCCGCCATTCCCTTCTCGAGCCTGCCGCTCTCGCCTGCCATGCAGGAGAACCTCGCACGGCTCGGTTACGCCTCGATGACGCCCATCCAGCAGGCGTCGCTCCCCGACATGCTGGCCGGCCACGACATCATCGCGCAGGCCAAGACCGGTAGCGGCAAGACCGCCGCCTTCTCGCTGGGCCTGCTCCAGCGAGTCGACGCCCGCGATTTCGCCGTGCAGGCCGCCGTGCTATGCCCCACGCGCGAGCTCGCCGAGCAAGTCGCCCAGGAAGTCCGCCGTATCGCGCGCGCCGAGGACAATATCAAGGTCCTGACGCTGTGCGGCGGCTCGCCGATCCGTCCGCAGGCGGAAAGCCTCGCGCACGGCGCCCACGTGATCGTGGGCACGCCGGGCCGCATCATGGACCACCTCGATCGCGGCACGCTCTCGCTGACCGGCATCAAGACGCTGGTGCTCGACGAAGCCGACCGCATGCTCGACATGGGCTTCTTCGACGACATCGCCGCCGTCGCGCGACAAACGCCCGCGTCGCGCCAGACGTTGCTCTTCTCGGCGACGTACCCCGAAGGCATCGGCAAGCTCGCCCAGCGTTTTTTGAAGACGCCGCGCGAGATTCGTCTGGCAGAAAAGCATGACGCCAGCAAGATTCGCCAGCGCTTTTATGAAGTGCGCGACGAAGAACGTCTGCACGCCGTGGGGCAGTTGCTCGACCACTTCCGCCCGGTCAGCACGATTGCGTTCTGCAACACCCGCGCGCAATGCAACGACCTGACCGACGTGCTGCGCGCCGAGGGCTTCCATGCGCTGACCCTGCACGGCGATCTGGAACAACGCGAACGCGACATGGTGCTGATCCAGTTCGCCAACCGCAGTTGCTCCGTGCTGGTGGCAACCGACGTGGCCGCACGCGGTCTGGACATCGCGCAGCTCGAAGCCGTCATCAACGTGGACGTGACGCCCGACCCCGAGGTCTACGTGCACCGCATTGGCCGCACGGGCCGTGCCGACGAAGACGGCTGGGCGTTCAGCCTGGCGACGATGGACGAGATGGGTCGCGTGGGCAATATCGAAGCCGCGATGGGCGTGGAAGTCCAGTGGCACAAACTCTCGGAGCTTACGCCGACGGGCAGCGGACACCTGCTGCCGCCGATGGTGACGATCCAGATGCTGGGCGGCAAGAAGGACAAGATCCGTCCGGGCGACGTGCTCGGCGCGCTGACCGGTGAGGCCGGCTTTGCCGCCACGCAGATCGGCAAGATCAACGTGCTCGAAAACTTCACGTATATTGCCGTAGACCGGGACATCGCCCCGGTGGCGCTGCGCAAGTTGTCCGATGGCCGTGTGAAGGGCCGCAAGGTCAAGGCAAGATTCCTGCAGGATTAA
- a CDS encoding LysR family transcriptional regulator, with amino-acid sequence MKLRHIETFRAVVLTGSASGAAQLLNVSQPVVSRVLQHAEQQLGFKLFDRVKGRLVPTAEARRLYPDVERIFSDLERLRTTSRNLRQHGVGHLRIAVTPSLAQSLLPAAIERMRRAHPDVVFELITHHTNETITAILTSSVDVGIVSAPPMAAGIVSRPVAQGHIVLAVPAAWPKLSRRGPASADALAGRDLIKLHDDTPLGALINERLDQTELLQDAEVMVQTYSLAAALVEHGLGYALLDQFTAASAHVQAQRLYRVAPAIEFPVEMLRPAHEPESVLADTLRRHLADVANELSERAEALCEGREIVLTPADAAQ; translated from the coding sequence ATGAAATTGCGGCATATCGAGACGTTTCGCGCAGTCGTGCTGACGGGGTCGGCCAGCGGCGCGGCGCAATTGCTCAACGTATCGCAACCGGTCGTCTCCCGCGTGTTGCAGCACGCGGAGCAGCAACTCGGCTTCAAGTTGTTCGATCGGGTGAAAGGCCGTCTCGTGCCCACGGCCGAAGCGCGTCGTCTGTATCCCGACGTCGAGCGGATCTTCAGCGATCTGGAGCGCTTGCGCACCACGTCGCGCAATCTGCGTCAGCACGGCGTGGGGCACCTGCGCATCGCGGTCACGCCGAGTCTCGCGCAGAGTCTGCTGCCCGCTGCTATCGAACGCATGCGACGTGCGCATCCCGACGTCGTCTTCGAACTGATCACCCATCATACGAACGAGACCATCACCGCGATTCTCACATCGTCGGTGGATGTCGGCATCGTTTCTGCGCCGCCGATGGCGGCCGGTATCGTGAGCCGTCCCGTGGCGCAGGGGCACATCGTGCTGGCCGTGCCCGCCGCGTGGCCGAAGCTCTCGCGGCGCGGGCCAGCGAGCGCCGACGCACTCGCCGGGCGCGATCTCATCAAGCTGCACGACGATACGCCGCTCGGCGCGCTGATCAACGAACGTCTCGATCAGACGGAACTGCTGCAGGACGCCGAAGTGATGGTGCAGACGTATTCCCTCGCGGCGGCGCTCGTCGAGCATGGTCTGGGGTACGCGCTGCTCGATCAGTTCACGGCGGCGAGTGCGCATGTGCAGGCGCAGCGTTTGTATCGCGTCGCGCCGGCCATCGAGTTTCCTGTCGAGATGCTGCGCCCCGCACACGAGCCGGAGTCGGTGCTCGCAGACACGCTACGGCGTCATCTGGCGGACGTCGCCAACGAACTCAGCGAGCGTGCCGAAGCGTTATGCGAAGGGCGCGAGATCGTGCTGACGCCGGCAGACGCGGCGCAATAG
- a CDS encoding D-amino acid dehydrogenase, whose protein sequence is MHIGVIGAGIVGLASAYQLLRAGHEVTVIDAARDGGLGTSFANGGQLSYGYVSPLAAPGVLSQLPSLLFSSTGPLRIKPSLDPDFWRWSLAFVKHCNTQANASSTLRLLSLGLHSREVMLEFLAQEAGTFDYRLSGKLVVYRDASKLAAAERSLEMANGLGYTQRRVDAATCVTLEPALSKVAGELVGGIHTPGEGTGDCQMLCKELMRLIGTHERGTLLFEREVTGFDVRGNTVRAIRTRAGDLPVDACVVANGLAAVPLLRAVGEPVSMYPLKGYSLTYLGAPADARPQVSVTDADNKVVYASLGEHLRVAGIADLVGYDYRIAKHRIDALRTLSTGLFPSLHGTPAPLEWTGMRPSTPHGRPVLGRADKVGNLWLNVGHGALGFTLSMGAARAIADAIDGKRPAVDLAGFARLAA, encoded by the coding sequence ATGCACATTGGAGTTATCGGAGCGGGCATCGTCGGCCTCGCCAGCGCATATCAGTTGCTTCGTGCAGGCCACGAAGTCACCGTTATCGACGCGGCACGCGACGGCGGTCTGGGGACCAGCTTCGCCAACGGCGGTCAGTTGAGCTACGGCTATGTGTCGCCCCTCGCCGCCCCCGGTGTGCTCTCTCAACTGCCCTCGCTGCTGTTCTCCAGCACCGGGCCGTTGCGGATCAAGCCGTCGCTCGATCCGGATTTCTGGCGCTGGTCGCTGGCCTTCGTCAAACATTGCAACACGCAGGCGAACGCCAGCTCCACGCTGCGACTGCTCTCGCTCGGGCTGCATAGCCGCGAGGTGATGCTGGAGTTTCTGGCGCAGGAGGCAGGAACGTTCGACTACCGCCTGAGCGGCAAGCTAGTCGTGTATCGCGACGCGAGCAAGCTCGCAGCCGCCGAGCGCTCGCTGGAAATGGCCAATGGCCTGGGCTACACGCAACGGCGTGTCGATGCGGCGACTTGCGTCACGCTGGAACCGGCGCTGAGCAAGGTCGCGGGTGAGTTGGTCGGCGGCATCCACACGCCGGGCGAAGGCACCGGCGACTGCCAGATGCTGTGTAAGGAACTCATGCGTCTGATCGGCACTCATGAGCGCGGCACGCTGCTGTTCGAGCGCGAAGTGACGGGATTCGACGTGCGCGGCAACACCGTTCGCGCCATTCGCACACGCGCTGGCGACCTCCCGGTCGATGCCTGCGTCGTCGCCAATGGGCTGGCCGCCGTGCCGCTGCTGCGCGCGGTGGGCGAGCCGGTGTCGATGTATCCGCTCAAGGGCTACAGCCTGACGTATCTCGGCGCACCGGCAGACGCCCGCCCGCAGGTCTCCGTCACGGACGCGGACAACAAGGTGGTCTACGCGAGCCTTGGCGAGCATCTGCGCGTCGCCGGGATCGCCGATCTGGTGGGCTACGACTACCGCATCGCCAAACATCGTATCGATGCGCTGCGCACGCTCTCGACCGGGTTGTTCCCGTCGTTGCACGGCACGCCCGCGCCGCTGGAATGGACCGGCATGCGTCCGTCCACGCCGCACGGCCGACCGGTGCTCGGTCGCGCGGACAAGGTCGGCAATCTGTGGCTGAACGTCGGCCACGGCGCACTGGGTTTTACGTTGTCGATGGGGGCTGCACGCGCCATCGCCGACGCCATCGACGGCAAGCGTCCCGCCGTCGATCTTGCAGGGTTTGCCCGTCTGGCTGCGTGA
- a CDS encoding transporter substrate-binding domain-containing protein — MKKLFAPLLLVSAAAALFAHTASAQELTGTLRKIKDNGVIALGVRESSIPFSYSDNSGKTIGYSQEIALKIVDAIKKDLNMPNLKVTETPITSQNRIALMQNGTIDLECGSTTHTLERAKQVGFSHNIFLYSIKMIAKTGSGITDLNSLKGKTIATTAGTTADRILSGKKGEIGFNLIQTKEHSDGFLTVKQGRALAFVMDEPLLYGQRAALSADEAKGYEIVGPNLQFENYACMTRINDLAFTKVVNTVIADMEKSGEMTKLYDKWFTQPVPPKGQNMNYPMTAEMRAMFKDPITKAYD, encoded by the coding sequence ATGAAGAAGCTGTTTGCTCCCCTGCTGCTCGTCAGCGCTGCCGCCGCCCTGTTCGCGCACACCGCGAGCGCACAGGAACTCACTGGCACGCTCAGGAAGATCAAGGACAACGGCGTGATCGCCCTCGGCGTGCGCGAATCGTCGATTCCGTTCTCGTACTCGGACAACAGCGGCAAGACGATCGGCTACTCGCAGGAAATCGCGCTCAAGATCGTCGACGCGATCAAGAAAGACCTGAACATGCCGAATCTGAAGGTCACCGAAACGCCGATCACGTCGCAAAACCGGATCGCGCTGATGCAAAACGGCACGATCGACCTGGAATGCGGCTCGACCACCCACACGCTGGAGCGCGCCAAGCAAGTCGGCTTCTCGCACAACATCTTCCTGTACTCGATCAAGATGATCGCCAAGACGGGCTCGGGCATCACCGACCTGAACAGCTTGAAGGGCAAGACCATCGCGACGACGGCCGGCACCACGGCTGACCGCATTCTGTCGGGCAAGAAAGGCGAAATCGGCTTCAACCTGATCCAGACGAAGGAACACTCGGACGGCTTCCTGACCGTCAAGCAAGGCCGCGCACTGGCGTTCGTCATGGACGAGCCGCTGCTCTACGGTCAGCGTGCCGCCCTGTCGGCCGACGAAGCGAAGGGCTACGAAATTGTCGGCCCGAACCTCCAGTTCGAAAACTACGCCTGCATGACGCGCATTAACGATCTCGCGTTCACCAAGGTCGTGAACACGGTCATCGCAGACATGGAAAAGTCCGGCGAAATGACGAAGCTCTACGACAAGTGGTTCACGCAGCCCGTGCCGCCGAAGGGTCAGAACATGAACTACCCGATGACGGCCGAAATGCGCGCCATGTTCAAGGATCCGATCACGAAGGCTTACGACTGA
- a CDS encoding aspartate/glutamate racemase family protein — translation MNSHATLGILGGMGPAAGIDLCRKIVDQHPANRDQDHIPFILYSVPQIPDRTEALLRDGASPLDGMLDGVHALEQSGVGCIAIACNTAHAWLDALRHRTRLPVLDVVEAVAGELSTCVAPDAPIGLMATEGTHHANVYRPRLEALGYRFVSASDPLAHQTLVNEGIRLTKAGDIRRGGEALAMAMEQLLAAGAQRVVLGCTEIPVALATCETPLGRFGLDASAALARACIAWSLAHETQAHV, via the coding sequence ATGAACTCGCACGCCACGCTCGGCATTCTCGGCGGTATGGGCCCCGCCGCCGGTATCGACCTCTGCCGCAAGATCGTCGATCAACATCCGGCTAACCGCGATCAGGATCACATCCCGTTCATCCTGTATTCGGTGCCACAGATCCCCGACCGGACCGAAGCCCTGCTGCGCGACGGCGCCTCGCCGCTCGACGGCATGCTCGACGGCGTGCATGCGCTGGAGCAATCGGGCGTCGGCTGCATCGCCATCGCGTGCAATACCGCCCATGCGTGGCTCGACGCGCTGCGTCATCGCACCCGTCTGCCGGTGCTCGACGTGGTCGAAGCCGTCGCTGGCGAACTGTCCACGTGTGTCGCCCCCGACGCGCCCATCGGCCTGATGGCCACAGAAGGCACCCATCACGCCAACGTCTACCGCCCACGGCTCGAAGCGCTGGGATACCGCTTTGTCTCGGCGAGCGATCCGCTTGCGCACCAGACGCTCGTGAACGAAGGCATCCGGCTCACCAAGGCCGGGGACATTCGTCGCGGCGGTGAGGCGCTTGCAATGGCGATGGAGCAACTGCTGGCGGCCGGCGCGCAACGCGTGGTTCTCGGCTGCACCGAAATCCCGGTGGCGCTTGCCACGTGTGAAACGCCGCTCGGACGATTTGGGCTGGACGCGTCCGCAGCACTCGCCCGCGCGTGCATTGCCTGGTCGCTCGCGCATGAGACGCAGGCGCACGTCTGA
- a CDS encoding putative bifunctional diguanylate cyclase/phosphodiesterase — MVEPSTLASAIAEANATAPAPALSRALVELTGGLSAHVGADGRFLFIAEASLRLLEYSREYIDHATLFELTGIEDVPLLQNAFSAAQTLGPQQCTVRLLRGLTDRVWMRLRIAQYTPRIAGASASFLVHGEDITAFKENEARLSDLAVRDAVTGLGNRQYIQQCIVETIQHAREGGPNFAVALLDLDGFKKVNDSLGHDVGDQLLRDAGQRLIAQIRETDMAARMGGDEFVLVLPGCDNEQALGGIMKRLLSAVQQPFQVGDQLLHLTTSIGVSFYPQHGDSAGLLIKHADAAMYCAKDRGRNGLFVYTDDLGDLHRKAFSLESAMFEAIHNGEFSLHYQPICDPISLNVKGVEALMRWHPALGPVSPAEFIPLAEANGLINLLGGWALRAACMQLARWDRTRLDGIYMSVNVSAQQFHHPSFPSLVWQAIADSGVEGHRLVLEITESVLMRDPEQANLVLRELQTLGVRFAVDDFGAGYSSLGYLKRFPLSALKIDRSFVKDMPTSPNDRTIVTAVLGLARELGLSAVAEGVETEEQRQMLIDRGCHSIQGWLVSKALPAGELEAAFASGRLNVDAGH, encoded by the coding sequence TTGGTCGAACCTTCGACCCTGGCCTCGGCAATCGCCGAGGCCAATGCCACGGCGCCGGCCCCGGCATTGTCCCGGGCGCTGGTCGAGCTGACCGGCGGACTATCGGCACACGTGGGCGCCGATGGCCGTTTCCTTTTCATTGCCGAAGCCTCCCTGCGTCTGCTTGAGTACTCTCGCGAGTACATCGACCACGCCACGCTCTTCGAGCTGACCGGCATCGAAGACGTTCCCCTGCTTCAGAACGCCTTTTCCGCTGCCCAGACCCTCGGCCCTCAACAGTGCACCGTGCGCCTGCTGCGTGGCCTGACCGACCGGGTCTGGATGCGTCTGCGCATCGCCCAGTACACACCCCGCATCGCGGGTGCGAGCGCATCGTTCCTCGTGCACGGCGAAGACATCACCGCGTTCAAGGAAAACGAAGCGCGGCTGTCCGATTTAGCGGTGCGCGATGCGGTGACCGGGCTCGGGAATCGTCAATATATTCAGCAGTGCATCGTAGAGACGATCCAGCATGCGCGCGAAGGTGGTCCGAACTTCGCCGTCGCCCTGCTCGACCTCGACGGCTTCAAGAAGGTCAACGACTCGCTCGGCCACGACGTGGGCGACCAGTTGCTGCGCGATGCAGGTCAACGTCTGATCGCACAGATTCGCGAGACGGATATGGCCGCGCGCATGGGCGGCGACGAGTTCGTGCTGGTGCTGCCCGGCTGCGATAACGAACAGGCGCTCGGCGGCATCATGAAGCGACTGCTCTCGGCGGTGCAACAACCGTTCCAGGTCGGCGATCAGTTGCTGCACCTGACCACCAGCATCGGTGTTTCGTTCTACCCGCAACACGGCGACTCGGCCGGCCTGCTCATCAAGCACGCCGACGCTGCCATGTATTGCGCCAAGGATCGCGGTCGCAACGGCCTGTTCGTCTACACGGACGATCTGGGCGACTTGCACCGCAAGGCGTTTTCGCTGGAATCGGCGATGTTCGAGGCCATTCACAACGGTGAATTCAGCCTGCATTACCAGCCGATCTGCGACCCGATTTCGCTGAACGTGAAAGGTGTCGAAGCGCTGATGCGCTGGCATCCGGCGCTCGGTCCGGTCTCGCCCGCCGAGTTCATTCCGCTGGCCGAAGCCAACGGTCTGATCAACTTGCTGGGCGGCTGGGCATTGCGCGCCGCGTGCATGCAGCTCGCGCGCTGGGATCGCACCCGGCTCGACGGGATCTACATGTCCGTGAACGTCTCGGCACAACAGTTTCACCATCCGTCTTTCCCGAGCCTCGTGTGGCAGGCCATTGCCGACTCCGGCGTGGAAGGTCACCGCCTTGTACTCGAAATTACCGAAAGCGTGCTGATGCGCGACCCGGAACAAGCCAATCTGGTTCTGCGCGAGTTGCAGACGCTGGGCGTGCGCTTTGCTGTCGACGACTTCGGTGCAGGCTATTCGAGTCTGGGCTACCTCAAGCGTTTCCCACTCTCCGCGCTCAAGATCGACCGCAGTTTCGTCAAAGACATGCCCACGTCACCGAACGACCGTACGATTGTGACGGCCGTTCTGGGACTGGCCCGCGAGCTGGGTCTGTCGGCGGTGGCCGAAGGGGTCGAGACGGAAGAACAACGGCAGATGCTGATCGATCGCGGCTGCCATTCCATCCAGGGCTGGCTGGTATCGAAGGCCCTGCCTGCGGGCGAACTGGAGGCGGCCTTTGCGAGCGGGCGCCTCAACGTGGATGCCGGCCACTGA
- a CDS encoding HDOD domain-containing protein yields the protein MSLTKEKTLELLWQRMAERGDFPSLQRSVTGIVSAMQSENTSTADLASSVLSDFALTQKVIRLANSAMYAPFGCNVTTVSRAIMILGVDTIGHLALSLKLLEGFGEVAARRDDMARELARATLAGAFARDITSKNGIRDGEEAVVCTLLHHVARLLVTYCFANEWVEIQDIAVQQGVSDSDACEQVLGISFPELAEAAARKWGLPESIATSMRPIDLEGDAPLSHADWLCAVANMSNEMVTELTRGADPARLAELAERYADRLALDIREVVSVGEEMARDTSHQEFIAISTGASNTRQPPAGKPLDSVRRLADGLSEVRAATGETDAVGLLNLTLEAILQSLGFVNCAAFVRSPASKVFEMRFGIGREVQPLLGLTFPEAFEPDVFHLALTNGRAILIDNAREPRIVPRIPLWHRQHFSNVKSFFLLPVRQRNQTVALLYGDWGGALCAGGIGAKEMEFLHYMGEEISSKLESVAQQNTASGTNTTDSLARKPSGTAGR from the coding sequence ATGAGCCTTACCAAAGAAAAAACGCTCGAATTGTTGTGGCAGCGCATGGCCGAGCGCGGCGACTTCCCGTCGCTGCAACGCTCGGTCACGGGCATCGTGTCTGCCATGCAAAGCGAGAACACCAGTACGGCCGACCTCGCGTCGTCCGTGCTCTCGGATTTCGCCCTGACCCAGAAAGTGATTCGTCTGGCCAACTCCGCCATGTATGCGCCGTTCGGCTGCAATGTGACGACGGTCTCGCGCGCGATCATGATTCTGGGCGTCGACACGATCGGGCACCTCGCACTGAGCCTGAAGCTGCTCGAAGGTTTCGGCGAAGTCGCCGCACGCCGCGACGACATGGCGCGCGAACTGGCGCGTGCCACGTTGGCGGGCGCTTTCGCACGCGACATCACGTCCAAGAACGGGATTCGCGACGGTGAAGAAGCCGTCGTCTGCACGTTGCTGCATCACGTGGCGCGCCTGCTGGTGACGTATTGCTTCGCGAACGAATGGGTCGAGATTCAGGACATCGCCGTTCAGCAGGGCGTGAGCGACAGCGATGCCTGCGAGCAGGTGCTCGGTATCTCGTTCCCCGAACTGGCTGAGGCTGCGGCCCGTAAGTGGGGCCTGCCGGAGTCGATTGCGACCAGCATGCGTCCGATCGATCTCGAAGGCGATGCCCCGCTCTCGCACGCCGACTGGCTGTGCGCCGTGGCGAACATGTCCAACGAGATGGTGACGGAACTGACGCGCGGCGCGGATCCGGCACGTCTGGCCGAGCTCGCCGAGCGTTATGCCGACCGTCTGGCGCTGGACATCCGTGAGGTCGTGTCGGTCGGTGAAGAGATGGCGCGCGACACGAGCCATCAGGAATTCATCGCCATCAGCACGGGCGCATCGAATACGCGTCAGCCCCCGGCGGGCAAGCCACTCGATTCGGTCCGACGGTTGGCCGACGGGCTTTCCGAAGTGCGCGCCGCCACCGGCGAGACCGATGCCGTAGGCCTGCTCAACCTGACGCTCGAAGCGATTCTCCAGTCGCTCGGCTTCGTGAACTGCGCGGCCTTCGTGCGTTCGCCCGCGAGCAAGGTCTTCGAGATGCGTTTCGGCATTGGTCGCGAGGTACAGCCGTTGCTGGGCCTGACCTTCCCCGAAGCGTTCGAGCCGGACGTCTTCCATCTCGCGCTGACCAACGGTCGGGCGATCCTGATCGACAATGCCCGCGAGCCGCGCATCGTCCCTCGCATTCCGCTGTGGCATCGCCAGCATTTCTCGAACGTGAAATCGTTCTTCCTGCTGCCGGTTCGCCAGCGGAACCAGACCGTGGCGCTGCTCTACGGCGACTGGGGTGGTGCACTGTGCGCGGGCGGCATCGGCGCGAAGGAAATGGAGTTCCTGCATTACATGGGGGAGGAAATTTCCAGCAAGCTCGAAAGCGTGGCGCAGCAAAACACCGCGAGCGGCACGAATACCACCGACTCGCTCGCTCGCAAACCGTCGGGCACCGCCGGGCGCTGA